In the Oreochromis aureus strain Israel breed Guangdong linkage group 14, ZZ_aureus, whole genome shotgun sequence genome, one interval contains:
- the slitrk3a gene encoding SLIT and NTRK-like protein 3 → MLWVTLLSTIALGWTTPIPLLEDSEEIDEPCFEPCYCEVKEGIFHVHCDNKGFTNISQISQIWSRPFKLNLQRNSMRKLYFNSFLHLNNAISINLGNNALQDIHAGAFNGLGILKRLFLHENKLEVFRNDTFLGLDSLEYLQADYNVIKRIESGAFRHLHKLRVLILNDNLIPVLPNYLFRSVSLTHLDLRGNRLKTLPYKGTLEYIGRSLMEIQLEENPWNCVCEIVQLKTWLERIPYTALVGEITCEYPFHLHGKDLREIKRSELCPLLSDAEIEAKLGIPRIPFNNENTWPTKPSSMLSSFHNTASSVEYKERVVKPTKRPRPTKNPPTPRSIYPGINQPPIAGYQTRPPIPIICPAGCICNLHINDLGLTVNCKEKSFHNISELLPRPLNAKKLYLSGNLIQKIYRSDFWNFSSLDLLHLGNNRISYVQEGAFINLPNLKSLYLNGNDIERLTPGMFRGLHMLSYLYFEYNVIREIQPHSFSLMPNLQLVFLNDNLLRSLPTDAFAGTNLARLNLRNNYFLSLPVHGVLEHLTSIVQIDLHQNPWDCSCDIIPLKQWLEKLSSVIIVGDVICKTPEFAFGKDLRSLEVEVICPELKYSSGPSPALPGGNDFTTGSSDMGVAGGRGAVPLSVLILSLLILFISAVFVAAGLFAFVLRRRKKLPFRKRSEVDLTGIQMQCRIFEDPPRQSSSGNTGTPEKPTQSMHTHTHASHTHAHGHVYDYIPHPVTQMCNNPIYKPREGEIAEEERAQFSEKKDNGSSSNSNYRTLLEKEREWTLAVSNSQLNTIVTVNHTTADMAGFHENGGLCPTVIDSQRPTPTVGFVDCLYGTVPKLKDMHVAHAHPPGMQYPDLQQDARLKETLLFTAGKGCYPDPSQSDYLELRAKLQTKPDYLEVLEKSYRF, encoded by the coding sequence ATGCTGTGGGTTACCTTGCTGAGCACCATAGCCTTAGGATGGACCACGCCGATCCCACTACTGGAGGACTCAGAGGAGATCGACGAGCCCTGCTTCGAGCCCTGCTACTGCGAGGTCAAAGAGGGCATCTTCCACGTCCACTGTGACAATAAAGGATTTACAAATATCAGCCAGATCTCCCAGATATGGAGCCGGCCCTTCAAGCTCAACCTGCAGAGAAACTCCATGAGGAAGCTTTACTTTAACAGCTTCCTCCACCTTAACAATGCCATATCCATTAATCTGGGCAACAACGCCTTGCAAGATATTCACGCCGGAGCGTTCAATGGCTTAGGAATACTCAAACGGCTGTTcctgcatgaaaacaaactaGAAGTTTTCCGGAATGACACTTTCCTGGGCTTGGATAGTTTAGAGTATCTCCAGGCAGATTACAATGTTATCAAAAGGATTGAAAGTGGTGCATTCAGACACCTTCACAAATTGAGAGTACTTATATTAAATGACAATCTGATCCCTGTGCTCCCAAATTATCTTTTTCGGTCTGTGTCACTCACACATCTGGACTTGAGAGGAAACAGACTAAAGACATTGCCATACAAGGGCACACTGGAGTATATTGGGAGGAGCTTAATGGAAATCCAGCTAGAGGAGAACCCCTGGAACTGTGTCTGTGAAATTGTCCAGTTAAAAACATGGCTGGAGAGAATTCCCTATACAGCTTTAGTGGGTGAAATCACATGTGAATATCCCTTCCACTTACATGGGAAAGACTTAAGGGAAATCAAACGCAGTGAGCTCTGTCCTTTGCTCTCGGATGCAGAGATAGAGGCCAAGCTGGGAATTCCCAGGATTCCATTCAACAATGAGAACACATGGCCTACTAAACCTTCCTCAATGCTCTCCTCCTTTCACAACACAGCCTCTTCTGTGGAATACAAGGAAAGAGTTGTAAAACCCACCAAACGACCTCGGCCCACAAAGAACCCCCCAACTCCTCGTAGCATCTACCCAGGCATCAACCAGCCCCCAATTGCAGGTTATCAAACAAGGCCTCCTATTCCAATAATTTGCCCTGCTGGATGTATTTGCAATCTTCATATCAATGACCTGGGGCTAACGGTAAACTGTAAAGAGAAAAGCTTTCATAACATCTCAGAGCTTCTTCCACGGCCCCTCAATGCCAAGAAATTGTATCTCAGTGGAAACCTAATACAGAAGATCTATCGTTCTGATTTCTGGAACTTCTCAAGTTTGGATTTATTGCATTTAGGTAACAATCGGATATCTTATGTCCAGGAAGGCGCCTTTATCAACCTACCAAACTTGAAAAGTTTATATTTGAATGGGAATGACATTGAGAGACTCACCCCTGGGATGTTTCGGGGGCTTCATATGTTGAGTTATCTTTACTTTGAGTATAATGTCATTCGTGAAATACAGCCTCATTCCTTTTCCCTGATGCCAAATCTCCAGCTGGTTTTTCTCAATGACAACTTGTTGCGTTCCCTCCCCACTGATGCCTTTGCTGGAACCAACCTTGCACGTCTCAACCTCCGCAACAATTACTTCCTTTCCTTGCCCGTGCATGGTGTACTGGAGCATCTGACCTCAATTGTCCAGATTGATCTCCATCAGAACCCCTGGGACTGCTCCTGTGATATCATTCCCCTCAAACAGTGGTTGGAAAAGCTCTCCTCTGTTATTATAGTTGGAGATGTCATCTGTAAGACACCAGAGTTTGCTTTTGGGAAGGATCTGCGTTCACTTGAGGTTGAAGTCATCTGTCCTGAGCTTAAATATTCTTCAGGCCCATCCCCAGCTCTGCCTGGTGGGAATGACTTCACCACAGGAAGCTCTGACATGGGGGTGGCAGGTGGGAGAGGTGCTGTCCCACTGTCTGTCCTCATCCTTAGCCTACTAATCCTCTTCAtatctgctgtgtttgtggctGCTGGgctttttgcttttgttcttcGTCGCCGGAAAAAGTTGCCCTTCCGGAAACGTTCTGAGGTAGATCTGACAGGGATCCAAATGCAATGCAGAATTTTTGAGGACCCACCAAGGCAAAGCAGTTCCGGGAACACTGGCACACCAGAGAAACCTACGCAgagtatgcacacacacacccatgctAGTCACACACATGCTCATGGCCACGTCTATGATTACATCCCTCATCCTGTGACTCAGATGTGTAACAACCCCATTTATAAACCTAGAGAAGGGGAGAtagcagaggaggagagagcaCAGTTTTCCGAGAAGAAAGACAATGGGAGCAGTAGCAACAGTAACTACAGAACCTTattagaaaaagagagagagtggacCCTGGCTGTCTCCAACTCTCAGCTAAACACCATTGTTACAGTCAACCACACCACGGCTGACATGGCAGGATTTCATGAGAATGGAGGGCTCTGCCCAACAGTGATTGACAGTCAGAGGCCCACACCTACTGTTGGTTTTGTAGACTGTTTGTATGGGACAGTACCCAAATTAAAGGACATGCATGTGGCGCATGCACACCCACCAGGCATGCAGTACCCTGATTTGCAGCAGGATGCACGGCTAAAGGAGACGTTGCTTTTCACAGCGGGGAAAGGTTGCTACCCTGACCCATCCCAAAGTGATTACCTTGAGTTGAGGGCCAAACTTCAAACCAAGCCGGATTACCTCGAAGTCTTGGAAAAGTCCTATCGGTTTTAA